Part of the Gemmatimonadota bacterium genome, ATCGACGTGGTCAGCGGGGCCACCAGCGAGGCGAGTCCGCCGGTCGCGATGACCTGCGGCGTCGTCGGCGTGGGCCACTCGGCGCGGATCCGGCGGATCATCCCGTCGACCGCGTCGGCGGTCCCGAAGAGCACGCCGCCGCGGATGTGCTCGTCGGTGCGGCGCCCGATCGCGCGGACCGGCGGGACGAGCTCCGTGGCCGTGAGCTTGGCTGCCTTCCGCACCAGCTGCTCCGCCGATGTCCGCAGGCCGGGCATGATGGAGCCGCCGATGAATCGACGATCGGCGGTGACGCAGTCGAAGGTGGTCGCGGTGCCGAAATCGACGACGATGCTGTCGCCCGGATGACGGTCCAAGGCGGCCAAGACATTGGCGATGCGATCCGGTCCGACGGCGAGCGGTTCGTCGACATCGAGAATGACGGGGAGCTTCGCCTTCGCCTCGACGAGTCCGACGCGATCGGTGTAGGTCGCGAGAATGGCGCCGACCAACGGCGAGGTGACCGCCGGCGCCACCGACGCGAGACAGGCCGCGCTGACGTCGGTCGGACCGTGTCCGGTGCGTCGGAGGCAGGCATCGAGCGCCATCGCCCACTCGTCCGGGGTGCGGTCCGCGACGGTGGTCAGCCGCCACTGGCCGAGGAGGGCGCGACCGCTGAAGAGACCGACGGTGACTTCAGTGTTGCCGATATCGAGC contains:
- a CDS encoding type III pantothenate kinase, whose amino-acid sequence is MLLALDIGNTEVTVGLFSGRALLGQWRLTTVADRTPDEWAMALDACLRRTGHGPTDVSAACLASVAPAVTSPLVGAILATYTDRVGLVEAKAKLPVILDVDEPLAVGPDRIANVLAALDRHPGDSIVVDFGTATTFDCVTADRRFIGGSIMPGLRTSAEQLVRKAAKLTATELVPPVRAIGRRTDEHIRGGVLFGTADAVDGMIRRIRAEWPTPTTPQVIATGGLASLVAPLTTSIGRVEPDLTLHGILVAADALGLLA